Genomic window (Chryseobacterium bernardetii):
AATTCATCAACTTATCAGATACGTCTTTCACTCCGTAATCATTCATCAGTAAAGCGGCACGGTGAAGTCCAAAGAAAGTAAAATCGGTAATTTTTGCTGTTTTTGCTTTCTGTTTCACTAAAGCTTTCAAAGCGGCTCCTTTTCCTTTTAAAGGATACTGTTTCTCCCAGTAATTTCTGGTATCCAAATAATCAAGAACCCAATTGCTCCACACATTTTCTTTCTTAGTATCTGCATATTTACTGATCTCGTTATCTACATACTGAATCAGTTTTGCTACCAAAGCATTCTGTCCTGCACTCTGATACTCCGCTGCATTATCTTTTAACCATAGATTGATCTTTCCAAGGTTTTTAAGAATGTACAATGAAGTACCATAAGAACTTGGATATCCTGCATACCACGAGAATCCGCCATCAGGATTTTGTAATTTGCTGAAATCATCCCAATTCTGGTTAATTGAATTTCTCATGGTGTTAACATCAAACAGAAGAGCCAGTTTTTGCATCTGCTCAACCTCATTTTTACTTTCCAGTACCCAAGGGGTTTCATCCAATAATAACTGTTTCAGTTCCTGATTTTTTTCAAGGTTGGAATTTAATAATCCTTTACCCTGGTACTCATCAAACACCGTTTTCATTTTAGGATTTGCTTTGAAGATCTCAGAAGCCAATACATCTGCAAACCATTTGTTGAAAACCACATCCGCAGAACTGTTCTGGTCGTTTTTCAGACTTGGAAGGGCAAACATAATTTCCCAGATCGGATTAGTGGTTAATTCCAATGTATTGGAAACATTAGAAGCCGTGGTTGAAGTATTGTTTTTAAGGTTATCCAACACAAAAGTCTTCGTTTCTCCTTCTTTTACAAAGACAGGTACTGCATCAGTTACCAACATTCTGTTTGGCAATATGGCAACGGCCTGCTGCTCTCCATCAGAATAAGATCCTGCTTTTGCTACTACTTTTAAAATGATAGAGAATACATTATCCGGAACTTTTAATTTCCAGGTTAACGCTCCGTTTCCGTTTTCATCTAGGTCAAAATTCTGTGTTCCTGAAGTAATTCCGAATTTTGAAGAGATGTTTTCATTGGTGAAAGCATCTAAAATCTGTAATTCGGCAGAACCATTCATTTTTTTATTGGTAAGATTGGATAGTTTGGACTGTAAGTTCAGCTCATCCCCTTCTCTTAAGAATCTCGGATAGTTTGGAGTAACTGAGAATTCTTTCTGCGTTACCACTTCTTTTTCCAGGGTAGCCGCTCTTGCATCTTTTGTATGAGCAAGGAACATTAATTTCCATTTGGTCAAAGCTTCCGGAGAAGTGAATTCAAAATTAACGTTTCCTTCTGCATCAGTTTTCAGATCCGGATAGAAGAATGCGGTTTCATTTAAATTCTGACGTACCGGAACTTTTTCCAGCTTCTCTGTAGATTGCTCTACAGCACCTGCAGCAGATGCTACATCCATAGCCTGCATGTCTTCTTTTGCTATAGGAGCTGCTGGGGCAGCCATTTTTGCACTCTTAGCTCTATAGCTAACAACTTCCATAGCAACTGCATTCTTAGGTTTAGGACAACCATTATATTCCGGTAACCCCGGAACAGTAGGGCAAGCATCATCTTTATCAGCAACACCATCTCCATCACGATCAAATCCATCAATACCAAATCTGCCATCAAACCAGTTAAAGTTGGGTACTGACACATAATTTCCATTATAATATTTCAATCGTTTCTGATAACTTTTCTGTAACAGATACTCTCTAACGTCATAAGAACTGATAATATTGAACGGCATATATAATTTATCCCATCCATAGGTATTTACAGCAAACTGGTCCAGAGACATATCATACATATTCGCCAATACTTCTGCATTTACTTTCTCTTTATCATTTCCGGTAACTTTTACGGTCCATTTTTCTTTTGAATTCGGTTCCAGTTTATCCCTGAAAGTAACGGTCTCAATCTTTAAAGGCTTTTCTGTATCCCTGATCTTTAAGGCAGCTGTTTCAGTCTGCACATCGTTAAATGCTACTAACTGGAACTGAAGATTCAGTTCAGAGACGCTTTTATCTTTTGGAATCTCTGCTGTGTATTCAAGGATTCCTTTTTTCAGCTGGTGAGTTTCTGTAATCGTTTTACCGGAACCATCCTGAACAAAGACATTCACCAATGCATCAGGAATGGCAGAATATACATACACTTTCGCTTTTTCACCTCTTACCGTTTCATTCTTTGGTGCAATTACCGTTAAGAATGTCTTCTGATCAGGTTTAAGGGAATTTTTATCCCAAACACTGAAATATTGAGCTGCTTTAATAGTGTCTTTCCCTTCAATATTGAAGAGCTCCAACTGATAATCTCCTGCTTCCAGTTTTCCTAAATCCAAATCGGAGAACTGAGTATCTGACGACGGCTGTTGCTGTCTTTCAACAACAACTTTTTCTGTTTTCCAGTTTTTAATCTCATCATTTTTATCAAATAAATCATGTGGGAATTTGCTGATAAATTCCGTCTTTGAGTAGGTTGGAAGATTCTGAACTTCTGCTTTAAAATTATCTCTGAAAATTCTGTCCGGAGCAGCCAGCTTGGATAATTTAACCTGATATGCTTTTTTAAGAACCTGTTCGTTATAGTTCTTAGTTTCTACTTTTAATTTTGCATTTTCATCACTGAATATATTCTTGATTTCATCAGCTTTGATATAGTGAGAAACTGAAGCTACCTTCAGATCTGTATTGGCTGACTGGGTTTCTCCATTGATATCGGTAACCGAAGCATTAATCTGATAGTTATCAATCTGAATTCCTTCCAGTTTTTCGTCTTTCTTAAGGTCCAGACGAATCACAAACTCTCCTCTTTCATTGGTTTTAGCTTCTCCTAAAATTGAGTTTTCATTATCGTTCCCTCTTGGATACCACCAGAAATATCTCCAGCGGATATTTTGCTTTTTGATCTCGTAATTTACTGTGGTATTGCTTAAAGCCACTCCGGAGAACATCATGGCCTTTCCTTTCATTTCTATAGTTTGTCCGTACTTATAT
Coding sequences:
- a CDS encoding alpha-2-macroglobulin family protein, which translates into the protein MKRFSKIFMLSLLSLGFSPVIAQKYYDDQWKKIAENSQKGAYKSNLPIILDMENQAMKENNTIQLIRSLKAEFSIVNQTVDDDQNNAASKFFKKLQDAEGKLKGEEKLVYKVLLNGFFLDYYNQNYWKINGRTNTNTQDLAQIETWTKLDFKNYLTKSYQELDLQKQDMKKASLIKYKDLFSDTKDIAYFPSLYDWYGIKKITFLSENNIFTKNELTENRKSINSIFDELIAQNSGNPKLYFMKDKLLDNCNFNSCKDKLEQLQKLAKSDVQGDYKVVIMEDIMDELIMKNKAKEAIAVAAQAKKEYPESPFIENIKNKENQIINPVLSIKYEKQTQNNLPIHFIAESKNVSEFSISIYEVKEDFLSLIKYMQNSYADKYFSNVKKSLVRKETYQLTDPKDYQLHKTSLEIKPLPSGVYVAEYSVAGTDTKDNDPEKNFYFLVSGNKIIYQSKSLKGSLSDDLKLVNSENGKPVANENLSFYEFVNNNSINKIEGKTNDKGVFKFPATANKEYYRTYLIQQPKTNDFQIMKVYGNNEREAYNPNKEVRSKAQIFTDRAIYRPGQMVYFKVVNTRLNNETESVTSGLKQKITLMDANNQEVSSQSFTTNEFGSYHGSFMLPKGKLNGTFYLNTDGDSEGYKDIRVEEYKRPKFEVTFEPVKDEYKYGQTIEMKGKAMMFSGVALSNTTVNYEIKKQNIRWRYFWWYPRGNDNENSILGEAKTNERGEFVIRLDLKKDEKLEGIQIDNYQINASVTDINGETQSANTDLKVASVSHYIKADEIKNIFSDENAKLKVETKNYNEQVLKKAYQVKLSKLAAPDRIFRDNFKAEVQNLPTYSKTEFISKFPHDLFDKNDEIKNWKTEKVVVERQQQPSSDTQFSDLDLGKLEAGDYQLELFNIEGKDTIKAAQYFSVWDKNSLKPDQKTFLTVIAPKNETVRGEKAKVYVYSAIPDALVNVFVQDGSGKTITETHQLKKGILEYTAEIPKDKSVSELNLQFQLVAFNDVQTETAALKIRDTEKPLKIETVTFRDKLEPNSKEKWTVKVTGNDKEKVNAEVLANMYDMSLDQFAVNTYGWDKLYMPFNIISSYDVREYLLQKSYQKRLKYYNGNYVSVPNFNWFDGRFGIDGFDRDGDGVADKDDACPTVPGLPEYNGCPKPKNAVAMEVVSYRAKSAKMAAPAAPIAKEDMQAMDVASAAGAVEQSTEKLEKVPVRQNLNETAFFYPDLKTDAEGNVNFEFTSPEALTKWKLMFLAHTKDARAATLEKEVVTQKEFSVTPNYPRFLREGDELNLQSKLSNLTNKKMNGSAELQILDAFTNENISSKFGITSGTQNFDLDENGNGALTWKLKVPDNVFSIILKVVAKAGSYSDGEQQAVAILPNRMLVTDAVPVFVKEGETKTFVLDNLKNNTSTTASNVSNTLELTTNPIWEIMFALPSLKNDQNSSADVVFNKWFADVLASEIFKANPKMKTVFDEYQGKGLLNSNLEKNQELKQLLLDETPWVLESKNEVEQMQKLALLFDVNTMRNSINQNWDDFSKLQNPDGGFSWYAGYPSSYGTSLYILKNLGKINLWLKDNAAEYQSAGQNALVAKLIQYVDNEISKYADTKKENVWSNWVLDYLDTRNYWEKQYPLKGKGAALKALVKQKAKTAKITDFTFFGLHRAALLMNDYGVKDVSDKLMNYLKETSTDTKTQGVYWKQNLNDWGWFSSKVVNHAGALEAFNTLKANDTNFIEDMKIWLVTQKEVNSWGSSRGTAEVIFTILNSGKSWTGAESDKATIVWGGKDIVPQTQATGYVKSTVKTDAIDKNLGTVTVTKPGPGIVQGGLFWQYYEDLDKIKSSENYISVTKELYKKVKTVNGEELQKISPETPLKVGDKVTVRMILNTDRAMEFIHIKDMRAAGFEPLDALSGYQWKNNLGYYQSTKDASTNFYIQYMPKGKYVFEYDVVANASGKFSNGITTMQNYYAPQMNAHTKGTGIQILE